In one window of Syngnathus scovelli strain Florida chromosome 22, RoL_Ssco_1.2, whole genome shotgun sequence DNA:
- the si:ch73-352p4.8 gene encoding cystine/glutamate transporter isoform X2 — protein sequence MKKLGGTERIAKVFRRGPTEHLGGMMQKEDDGARRDEAVHLRRQIGPVAAASLILGTVVGSGIFIAPKGVLLNSGSVGLSLVVWALCGVLSLFGALCYAELGTTFSKSGGHYTYLLETLGPLPAFLRLWAEFILIRPAVASYVSLAFGRYVVEPFFAPCEAPTSLIRLVSLLGVTFVVAVNCWSVTAATRTQVTLTFIKTFALLLIIVAGVMALSKGKTENFQKGFELEALTPEMLPLAFYNGLYAYGGWFYLNMVTEEIINPNRTIPLAVICSMVTVTVLYVLVNVSYYTVMTPEELLASEAVAVVNVCQPRAPGCVSRHSPPGGAVLSGSSQRGLLNRTQDAVCGGQRGSLAQHLLHDSHPAAHAASSSLVSVPIGGADAAHRGDPTPHQLGLLRTLVLHRLGNAGDVGAPPPLPAAPSAFQGPPGHRHHLHLGVLLHRGLVAVLGPLEHGTQLRVDVDRRSGVLRHRASVPTAAQMETLAQ from the exons ATGAAGAAGTTGGGGGGCACGGAGAGGATCGCTAAAGTTTTTCGAAGGGGCCCGACAGAGCATCTTGGCGGCATGATGCAGAAGGAGGACGACGGCGCTCGGCGGGACGAGGCGGTGCACTTGCGGCGGCAGATCGGGCCGGTGGCCGCCGCCTCTTTGATCCTCGGCACGGTGGTGGGGAGCGGCATCTTCATCGCCCCCAAGGGGGTTCTACTGAACAGCGGCAGCGTGGGCCTCTCGCTGGTGGTGTGGGCGCTCTGTGGGGTTCTCTCCTTGTTTG GAGCGTTGTGCTACGCTGAACTGGGCACCACTTTCAGCAAATCGGGGGGCCACTACACTTATCTCCTGGAGACCCTGGGGCCACTTCCTGCCTTTTTACGCCTGTGGGCAGAGTTCATCTTAATCAG GCCGGCCGTGGCCTCCTACGTGTCGCTAGCTTTCGGTCGCTACGTGGTGGAGCCATTCTTTGCTCCCTGCGAAGCCCCCACGTCTCTCATCCGATTGGTCAGCCTGCTGGGAGTGA CCTTCGTGGTGGCCGTCAACTGTTGGAGCGTCACCGCCGCCACTCGCACCCAGGTCACCTTGACCTTCATCAAGACCTTCGCCCTGCTCCTAATCATCGTGGCCGGAGTCATGGCGCTAAGCAAAG GCAAGACGGAGAACTTCCAGAAAGGCTTCGAGCTGGAGGCGTTGACGCCGGAGATGCTGCCGCTGGCCTTTTACAACGGCCTGTACGCATACGGAGGATG GTTTTATCTCAACATGGTGACGGAGGAAATCATCAACCCAAACAG GACTATCCCGCTGGCTGTTATTTGCTCCATGGTGACGGTGACAGTGCTCTACGTGCTCGTCAACGTGTCCTACTACACCGTGATGACGCCTGAGGAGCTGCTGGCGTCTGAAGCCGTGGCTgtggtca ACGTTTGCCAACCGCGCGCTCCAGGCTGTGTCAGCCGTCATTCCCCTCCTGGTGGCGCTGTCCTGTCTGGGAGCTCTCAACGGGGGCTTCTTAACCGCACCCAG GATGCTGTTTGTGGCGGCCAGAGAGGGTCACTGGCCCAACATCTTCTCCATGATTCACATCCAGCGGCACACGCCGCTTCCAGCAGTCTTGTTTCTG TGCCCATTGGTGGTGCTGATGCTGCTCACCGAGGAGATCCAACACCTCATCAGCTTGGCCTCCTTCGCACGCTGGTTCTTCATCGCCTTGGCAACGCTGGGGATGTTGGTGCACCGCCACCGCTTCCCGCAGCTCCCTCGGCCTTTCAAG GTCCCCCTGGTCATCGCCATCACCTTCACCTCGGTGTGCTTCTTCATCGTGGGCTTGTCGCTGTACTCGGACCCCTGGAACACGGGACTCAGCTGCGTGTTGACGTTGACCGGCGTTCCGGTGTACTACGCCACCGTGCGTCGGTCCCGACTGCCGCCCAGATGGAGACGCTTGCTCA aTAA
- the si:ch73-352p4.8 gene encoding cystine/glutamate transporter isoform X1 yields MKKLGGTERIAKVFRRGPTEHLGGMMQKEDDGARRDEAVHLRRQIGPVAAASLILGTVVGSGIFIAPKGVLLNSGSVGLSLVVWALCGVLSLFGALCYAELGTTFSKSGGHYTYLLETLGPLPAFLRLWAEFILIRPAVASYVSLAFGRYVVEPFFAPCEAPTSLIRLVSLLGVTFVVAVNCWSVTAATRTQVTLTFIKTFALLLIIVAGVMALSKGKTENFQKGFELEALTPEMLPLAFYNGLYAYGGWFYLNMVTEEIINPNRTIPLAVICSMVTVTVLYVLVNVSYYTVMTPEELLASEAVAVTFANRALQAVSAVIPLLVALSCLGALNGGFLTAPRMLFVAAREGHWPNIFSMIHIQRHTPLPAVLFLCPLVVLMLLTEEIQHLISLASFARWFFIALATLGMLVHRHRFPQLPRPFKVPLVIAITFTSVCFFIVGLSLYSDPWNTGLSCVLTLTGVPVYYATVRRSRLPPRWRRLLNKCSRKIQILLQVAQQEVKTY; encoded by the exons ATGAAGAAGTTGGGGGGCACGGAGAGGATCGCTAAAGTTTTTCGAAGGGGCCCGACAGAGCATCTTGGCGGCATGATGCAGAAGGAGGACGACGGCGCTCGGCGGGACGAGGCGGTGCACTTGCGGCGGCAGATCGGGCCGGTGGCCGCCGCCTCTTTGATCCTCGGCACGGTGGTGGGGAGCGGCATCTTCATCGCCCCCAAGGGGGTTCTACTGAACAGCGGCAGCGTGGGCCTCTCGCTGGTGGTGTGGGCGCTCTGTGGGGTTCTCTCCTTGTTTG GAGCGTTGTGCTACGCTGAACTGGGCACCACTTTCAGCAAATCGGGGGGCCACTACACTTATCTCCTGGAGACCCTGGGGCCACTTCCTGCCTTTTTACGCCTGTGGGCAGAGTTCATCTTAATCAG GCCGGCCGTGGCCTCCTACGTGTCGCTAGCTTTCGGTCGCTACGTGGTGGAGCCATTCTTTGCTCCCTGCGAAGCCCCCACGTCTCTCATCCGATTGGTCAGCCTGCTGGGAGTGA CCTTCGTGGTGGCCGTCAACTGTTGGAGCGTCACCGCCGCCACTCGCACCCAGGTCACCTTGACCTTCATCAAGACCTTCGCCCTGCTCCTAATCATCGTGGCCGGAGTCATGGCGCTAAGCAAAG GCAAGACGGAGAACTTCCAGAAAGGCTTCGAGCTGGAGGCGTTGACGCCGGAGATGCTGCCGCTGGCCTTTTACAACGGCCTGTACGCATACGGAGGATG GTTTTATCTCAACATGGTGACGGAGGAAATCATCAACCCAAACAG GACTATCCCGCTGGCTGTTATTTGCTCCATGGTGACGGTGACAGTGCTCTACGTGCTCGTCAACGTGTCCTACTACACCGTGATGACGCCTGAGGAGCTGCTGGCGTCTGAAGCCGTGGCTgtg ACGTTTGCCAACCGCGCGCTCCAGGCTGTGTCAGCCGTCATTCCCCTCCTGGTGGCGCTGTCCTGTCTGGGAGCTCTCAACGGGGGCTTCTTAACCGCACCCAG GATGCTGTTTGTGGCGGCCAGAGAGGGTCACTGGCCCAACATCTTCTCCATGATTCACATCCAGCGGCACACGCCGCTTCCAGCAGTCTTGTTTCTG TGCCCATTGGTGGTGCTGATGCTGCTCACCGAGGAGATCCAACACCTCATCAGCTTGGCCTCCTTCGCACGCTGGTTCTTCATCGCCTTGGCAACGCTGGGGATGTTGGTGCACCGCCACCGCTTCCCGCAGCTCCCTCGGCCTTTCAAG GTCCCCCTGGTCATCGCCATCACCTTCACCTCGGTGTGCTTCTTCATCGTGGGCTTGTCGCTGTACTCGGACCCCTGGAACACGGGACTCAGCTGCGTGTTGACGTTGACCGGCGTTCCGGTGTACTACGCCACCGTGCGTCGGTCCCGACTGCCGCCCAGATGGAGACGCTTGCTCA aTAAGTGCAGCAGAAAGATCCAGATCCTTCTCCAAGTGGCCCAACAGGAGGTGAAGACCTACTGA